Genomic segment of Deinococcus aestuarii:
GGTAGATGATGGGTGAGGTGTATTCCACCGCGTCGGCGATGCGGCGAATGGTGACCGCGGCCCACCCCTCCTGCTCGCCGATGGTGAGGGCGGCCTGGAGGATGCCCTCGCGGGTCGCCTGTTTATGCCTCGCTCGCCTGGCCTGCGCCGTCATTCTTCCTCCTATAGAAAATCTATAATTGATAAGTACGACCTGTCAAGGTGTCTCTATCAACCCTGGGTGACGACTTATCCTGGCGTCAACGTCGAAGGTCGGGCTCCTTGAACTGTGGGGCTCTCCAGCGTCCCGGCCAGACCACCTGCCTGCCAGCGCGTCAGGTCCTCCCGAGGCGACGCTCCGAAGAGGCGGCGATATTCCCGGCTGAACTGCGACGGGCTGTCGTAGCCGACCCTGAAGCTGGCCCCGGTGACATCCGCCTCCCGACTCAGCAGCAATCGGCGCGCCTCTTGCAGCCGCAACCTTTTCTGAAACCGCAGGGGGCTGAGGGCCGTCACCGCCTTGAAGTGGTGGTGGAAGCCCGACACGCTCATGTGCACGTCCCGGGCCATCTGCTCCACCCGCAGGGGTCGGTCGTACTCCCGCACCAGCCGCTCGATGGCGGTGGCGATCCGGTACGTCTGCCCGGCGGTCTGCACCATCGCCCGCAGCCGACCTCCCTCCGGGCCGACCAGCAATAAGTAAACGAGTTCACGCAGGATCAGGGGAGCCAGCGCGGGGATGTGCTGTGGCGTGTCCAGCAGGCGAAGGAGCCGCCGCACGGCGTCGTGAACCAGCGGTTCGAGCGCGGTCACCACCAGGCCGGCCTGTCCGCCTGTCTCCGGCACCTCTGAGGGGAACTCCACCGACAGGGCGGCAATCAGGGCCGGATCGAGGTCGATATGCAGGGCCAGATGCGGACGGTCGGGCGTGGCTTCCAGAATCTACGCGGTCAGCGGGAGGCTGACCGAGACCAGCAGCAGGTCCTCCGGGCCATACGTCAGGGACTCTTCGCCCTGCTGCACCAGCTTGCGGCCCTGCGCGACCAGGCACACCGAGGGCGTGTAGACCGTGTGTACCGGCCCAGACTGCGCCAGCGCCCGGTAGAGATGCAGTCCCGGAACGGCGGTGGACTGGAGGCCCAGCCCGGTCGCGTGGCGGGTGAGCAAATCGGTCAGGGTCGGCGGCTGGGCCGGGTGAGCAGCGAGCACAGGAGGGACGGGCATGGGGGACAGTCTGCCCTTCAAAGCACCTGACCATCTCACACCGCCTCACGGTTGTTCCGCTCCCGTTTGCAGGATCAGGCAAGTTCTCTCCAGCATCGCGCTATCGGGAGGGGCGGGTTCTGGAGGAGAGTAGGCGGGCAGGAACGAGGAGAACAGCTCTCGCTCACCTTCCCGCAGTGTCATCACCTCACCCGCAGGCCCTGGCACAGTGCCGGGTCCCGCAGCTCTCATTCTGGAGGAATCTTCCATGACCACCCCTACTACCCCTGGGCGCGTCGCCATCGTCACTGGCGGGTCGCGCGGGATCGGGCGCCAGAGCGCCGAGCACCTCGCCGCCGACGGCCAGGCCGTCGTCATCGCCTACGCCAACAACGATCAGGAAGCGAACGACGCCGTGGCCGCCATCCGGGCCGCCGGCGGCACCGCCACCGCCATCAAAGTCGATGTCTCCGACGAGCAGGCCGTCGAAGCCCTCTTTGCCCGCACCGAGCAGACTTACGGCGGCGTCGATGTCGTCGTACACGCGGCGGGCATCATGATCCTGAAACCGCTGGCCGAGTTCGGCATGGACGACTTCGACCGGCTGCACCGGGTCAACGTCCGGGGCACCTTTCTGGTGAACCAGCAGGCGGCCCGGCGGCTCCGACCTGGCGGCGCGATCATCAACTTCTCCAGCTCGGTCGTCGAACTGGCGCTGCCCACCTACGCGCCCTACGCCGCCACCAAGGGGGCGGTGGATGCCCTGACTCGCATCCTCGCCAAGGAACTGCGGGGCCGCGACATCACGGTCAACGCCGTGGCGCCCGGTCCTATTGCCACCGACCTGTTTCTGGACGGCAAGGACGAGGCCACCATCGACCGCATGGCGAAGATGAACCCGCTGGAGCGCCTGGGCACCCCGGGCGACATCGCCGAGGTGGTGTCGTTCCTGGCCGGGCCGGGGCGCTGGATCAACGGTCAAGTGGTGCGCGCGAACGGAGGAGCGATCTGACATGCCCAAGACCATCGTCATCAGCGGGGCGAGCAGCGGGTTCGGGGCGCTGACGGCACGCGCCCTCGCCGACGCCGGGAATGTCGTCTACGCGGGTATCCGCGACACGCAGGGACGCAACGCGGGCGCCGTGCGCGAGGCCCAGACCTACGCCCGCGAGCGCGGGGTGGACCTGCGCACCGTCGAGCTGGACGTGTCCTCGCAGGACTCGGTGGACGCCGCCGTCGCCCGGGTGCTCGCCGAGGCGGGCGGGCTCGACGTGCTCGTCCACAACGCCGGGCACATGGTGAGTGGCCCTGCCGAGGCCTTCACCCCGGAGCAGCTCGCGCAGGTCTACGACGTGAACGTGCTGGGCACCCAGCGGCTGAACCGCGCGGCGCTGCCCCACCTGCGCCGCCAGGGGCACGGCCTGGTGCTGTGGGTGGGCAGCTCCAGCACGCGGGGCGGCACGCCGCCCTACCTGGGCCCGTACTTCGCGGCCAAGGCGGCGATGGACGCGCTGGCCGTGAGCTACGCGGCGGAGCTGGCCCGCTTCGGCATCGAGACGAGCATCGTGGTGCCGGGCTCGTTCACGAGCGGCACGAATCACTTCGCCCACGCGGGTCACCCCGCGGACGCCGGGATCGCGGCGGAGTACGAGGCGAGGTACCCCGGCCTGCTGGACTCGGTGGCCGAACGGCTCGCCGAATTGGCCCCCCCGGATGCCCCTGCCTCTCTGGTCTCGGACGAGATCGCCCGGATCGTGGCGCTGCCCGCAGGCGAGCGGCCCTTCCGCAGCCATGTGGACCCGGCGAACGACGGCTCCGAGGAGGTGAGCATGGTCGCCGACCGCATCCGCGAGGCGTTCCTGACCCGCCTCGGCCTGGCCGACCTGCTTCATCCCGCGACGCCTGTCGAGACCTCCAGGGAGGGAACGTAGCGTCGAGCGTTCCCGAGGCACGGCCCTGGAGGTGGGCCGCCCTGCGCCGCGCCTGAGCCTCACCGCGTTCCCTTGTCCCCTGGCCCGCCGCATCAGGGCGGCAGGAGGCGGGGGAAGCCGTGGGGGAGCATGCCGCCGGGGAAGAGGCCCAGCGGCACGCTCACTGTTCCCGGGGCTCGGTTTGCCAGGCGCGCTCCAGGTCGGGCAGGGTGAGCGCCGGTTCCGACAGGACGGCAGCAGACGCGCGCAGGCCGTCCACGAAGATGGCGGCCTGTCGGCGGTCGGTCTCGCGTTCGTCGGGGAGGTTGGGAATGCGCTGGGCCAGGCGGGCCGACGCGATCATGACGTCAAGCGGGTTCACATCGGGCCGGATGGTGCCCGCCGCCTGCCCGGCCCGCAGGAGGTCTCCGAGTTCCTCCCACAGGGTCCGGCGGGCCTGCACGTCGGCCTCCACGGTGGAGGGCGGCGCCCCCCTCAGCGGCAGCACCAGCACGTCCCGCTGGTCGAGTATCCCCAGCAGGTAGGCGCGGATGGCCTCCAGCGGCTCGTGGGTGGACGCCCTCGCCCGGCGCAGGGTCGCCAGCGCCACCCCGTAGGAGCGGCTCACGAGCGCCGCCAGGAGCACCTCCCGGTCGGGAAAGTGGCGGTAGAGCGTGCCCGCGCCCACCCCCGCATCCCTGGCGATGGTCTGCATGGTGAAGCGCGGGCCTTCCCGCAGGAAGGTCGCGGCGGCTGAGATCAGCAGGTGCTCGCGGTTGCGGGCAGCATCCGCCCGCAGCGTGGGCCTGACTGCACCTTCCCAGGTGCTTCCCGGTGGGTCGTGTTCCTCGCTCATCTTCATTCTCCCGTCAGGTGGCTGGAGGGTCGAACACATAAACGGAGAATACGCTCCGTTTAGCGGGGTGGGGGAACGCTTCACCCATCTCGCCCTGAGTCTTTTCCCACGGAGGTCACGCTATGCCAGCATCCACTTCGACCGTCCTCGCCGTCGGGGCCTCGGGCAGGTTCGCGGGTCTGGTCGTGCCCGAACTCGCCCGGCGCGGCGCGCGGGTGCGGGGGCTGATCCGCCGACCGGACGACGCGGACCGGGTCATGAGCAACGGCGCGGCGGAAGTGGCCGTGGGTGACCTCACCGACCCGGCGAGCCTGGACGCGGCCCTGGAGGGTGTGGCGTCGGTCTTTTACATCGCCCCTGCCTTTCTGCCGAGCGAGGCCGAGGTGGGCCTCGGTGTGGTGGAGGCGGCGCGCCGGGCTGGAGTCCGCCGGTTCGTGTTCTCGTCGGTGATCCACCCGGTGTTGAGCGAGCTGGACAACCACCGGGCCAAGGCCCCGGTCAAGGAGGCGATCATCGACTCGGGCATGGAGTACGTCCTCCTCCAGCCCGCGCTGTTCATGCAGAACCTGGCCGGAGGCTGGCCGACCGTGGTGCAGAGCGGCACCTCCACCGAGCCCTGGTCCCCCGACACCCGCTTCAGCCGGGTGGACTACCGCGACGTGGCCGAAGTGGCCGCGCTCGCCCTGACCCAGGACCACCTGAACTGGGGCACCTATCAGCTCTGCGCCGAGGGCTGGCTGAACCGCCACGACCTCGCCGCGTTGATGAGCGAGGTGCTGGGCCGGACGATCCAGGTCGGCACGGTCGGCCAGGAGCGTCGCGGGGGCGCGCCTGCGGGCGGGATGCAGAAGATGATCGAGTGGTACAACCACCACGGCCTCCTGGGCAACCCGCTCACCCTGCGCGCCATCCTGGGCCGTGAACCACGGACCCTGCGCGCCTACATCGAGGAACTGGCCGCCCAGCCGCCGTCCGCCGAACCACGGGCCTCGGCCTCCTGAGGCGGTTC
This window contains:
- a CDS encoding TetR/AcrR family transcriptional regulator, producing the protein MSEEHDPPGSTWEGAVRPTLRADAARNREHLLISAAATFLREGPRFTMQTIARDAGVGAGTLYRHFPDREVLLAALVSRSYGVALATLRRARASTHEPLEAIRAYLLGILDQRDVLVLPLRGAPPSTVEADVQARRTLWEELGDLLRAGQAAGTIRPDVNPLDVMIASARLAQRIPNLPDERETDRRQAAIFVDGLRASAAVLSEPALTLPDLERAWQTEPREQ
- a CDS encoding SDR family oxidoreductase — encoded protein: MPKTIVISGASSGFGALTARALADAGNVVYAGIRDTQGRNAGAVREAQTYARERGVDLRTVELDVSSQDSVDAAVARVLAEAGGLDVLVHNAGHMVSGPAEAFTPEQLAQVYDVNVLGTQRLNRAALPHLRRQGHGLVLWVGSSSTRGGTPPYLGPYFAAKAAMDALAVSYAAELARFGIETSIVVPGSFTSGTNHFAHAGHPADAGIAAEYEARYPGLLDSVAERLAELAPPDAPASLVSDEIARIVALPAGERPFRSHVDPANDGSEEVSMVADRIREAFLTRLGLADLLHPATPVETSREGT
- a CDS encoding NmrA family NAD(P)-binding protein, coding for MPASTSTVLAVGASGRFAGLVVPELARRGARVRGLIRRPDDADRVMSNGAAEVAVGDLTDPASLDAALEGVASVFYIAPAFLPSEAEVGLGVVEAARRAGVRRFVFSSVIHPVLSELDNHRAKAPVKEAIIDSGMEYVLLQPALFMQNLAGGWPTVVQSGTSTEPWSPDTRFSRVDYRDVAEVAALALTQDHLNWGTYQLCAEGWLNRHDLAALMSEVLGRTIQVGTVGQERRGGAPAGGMQKMIEWYNHHGLLGNPLTLRAILGREPRTLRAYIEELAAQPPSAEPRASAS
- a CDS encoding TetR family transcriptional regulator translates to MTAQARRARHKQATREGILQAALTIGEQEGWAAVTIRRIADAVEYTSPIIY
- a CDS encoding AraC family transcriptional regulator, with amino-acid sequence MVQTAGQTYRIATAIERLVREYDRPLRVEQMARDVHMSVSGFHHHFKAVTALSPLRFQKRLRLQEARRLLLSREADVTGASFRVGYDSPSQFSREYRRLFGASPREDLTRWQAGGLAGTLESPTVQGARPSTLTPG
- a CDS encoding SDR family oxidoreductase, translating into MTTPTTPGRVAIVTGGSRGIGRQSAEHLAADGQAVVIAYANNDQEANDAVAAIRAAGGTATAIKVDVSDEQAVEALFARTEQTYGGVDVVVHAAGIMILKPLAEFGMDDFDRLHRVNVRGTFLVNQQAARRLRPGGAIINFSSSVVELALPTYAPYAATKGAVDALTRILAKELRGRDITVNAVAPGPIATDLFLDGKDEATIDRMAKMNPLERLGTPGDIAEVVSFLAGPGRWINGQVVRANGGAI